Below is a genomic region from Castanea sativa cultivar Marrone di Chiusa Pesio chromosome 2, ASM4071231v1.
TTATAAATCTTAGGATCTGAAAGGGTATCATGTGGATGTGTTCGCTTGGAGAATTTTGACCTCAATGCAGATCCTTATCTTCTGCCTAATTAAACGTCCTTTTGAGAACCAAAAGCAATGAACTCTCCTTTAAAATAGGAAGGGGAAGAAAGTCAAATTTCTTGTACATAAATGCTCTATGATCACTTGAGAAGCTCATTTTAAGCAAATCGCATTTGCCTGCAatagttttctttttgggtCTGAGTAATCTTCAACATGAACCAATCAGCCACAGAGGTATAATCATAAtgctttaatttatatatttttctttatgtgaAATTTGATGAGGCTGATCTCATAATTAATTTCATCTGTGACAATAAAACTTGTTGAGTTCAATTTTATTAGGGGAAGGAGAATTCAGGTGCAAAAAGTGCCACGGAAGTGAGGGTGGACACGGTGGATTACAGGTCTTTGGCAGGCAGAGGCCGGGAGCAGAACGCGCAGGTCATTCACCAGCCCAATTCCTTTGGAAATTCAACCACCAGCGGTGGTGTCTTGGCTGATGCTGCTGCTGCTTTGTAAACTACTCTCCAATCCGCCCAGGATGCCATCTCTAGAAAATAGCGGCACAATTCTTTGTATAAAATATGATATGAAAATACTATAggcatgtttttttattttatttttttaaaatcctgCCTATGGATGGTTTAGAATTTCATTGATTGGATGGTTTATACATTGTACcatcaattttatttgacaaaTTTCTTTATTGATCTCTAGTTTTGAGTTTGGGGGCTTATTTGCTATGTCATGTGGAGGTTACAATTCTCTGCCCCTAGTGAACCAAAGCTCATGTTGCTATGCACGATCTACATTATATTGTGTAAAATTTCTCATTTCATAGCTTGTCATTCACATTAGAATTACAGTCTTGCAAGTAGGCTTAATTAAGATCATCAAATTACGACCAATGGTTCCACTTCGGCATTCTATAAGATATGACGTTGGGTGAGCATTTTTCACTACAGAGTATCATAGAAGTATAAACTGTTACAAAATATCATGAATGTCACGTCAAATACATGCATGTACATCAACTAGCACCCAATCCCGTGATATGTTTTGGCATTGATGGACACTCTAAATTCAAAGGGGAAATAGATACTGCAGTCTTCTTTTCCAAAGATACATATCTATCTACTAAGAACCTTCTTAAAATTGAATTCAACTTACGCTGCGTCTAAAGATTACCTGCCTACATGAAGTGGCAAATCAATCTATAACAGTATGCACCAAAACAAAGACTAATTAACTTTGAGAAGATTTAAAAGCCTAAATGTTATGTGCATACTATGAAACCGACATAATATGAGAAGCTTAAAGCCTAAATATGCACCAAATCAAAGACTAATGTAAGAGGAGTACACAACTTGTTCTCTCGCATTTGGGACCCAGACACATTCTTTTTCCCGCCCAACTTGTCCACTGACTTCCACTAGTGCCTATTCCAACGGTAAAAACAGCTTCAAAATGTATGTAAATTGACAATGGGAACCACCGAAAGTTGAAGCAAGCTAGTTTGCTTTATTCTTCTCCAATCTTCATCAGAATCCTATTCCCTTACCACTTTATGCCTTCAGACCAAGTCCTACTCTTGTATTGATTATTTAATGTACAAGCATATATTTCTTTAGCCTCTTATGCCATTTGAAAGCATAACTTCAATTTCCTTCTTCCAACTCTCTGTTCAGGTAAAGCCACTATTATTC
It encodes:
- the LOC142625368 gene encoding LOW QUALITY PROTEIN: uncharacterized protein LOC142625368 (The sequence of the model RefSeq protein was modified relative to this genomic sequence to represent the inferred CDS: substituted 1 base at 1 genomic stop codon) — protein: MNQSATEGKENSGAKSATEVRVDTVDYRSLAGRGREQNAQVIHQPNSFGNSTTSGGVLADAAAALXTTLQSAQDAISRK